The Ictalurus furcatus strain D&B chromosome 5, Billie_1.0, whole genome shotgun sequence genome includes a region encoding these proteins:
- the nppal gene encoding natriuretic peptide A-like: protein MTANFCVFCLSSLLLLNSIGAKPLSELQSIKELLEEEQTANAPFIGPEVSESESASESERGGGTAERRALSGSTWTVGEISGALAAKENALDRLIGDILSVSKRSRFKKGGLRSCFGVRLERIGSFSGLGC, encoded by the exons ATGACCGCCAACTTCTGCGTGTTCTGCCTCTCCTCGCTCCTGCTTTTGAACTCCATCGGGGCCAAACCGCTCTCCGAGTTACAG AGCATTAAGGAGCTCCTGGAGGAGGAACAAACGGCGAACGCGCCTTTCATTGGTCCGGAGGTGTCGGAGTCGGAGTCGGCGTCGGAGTCGGAGCGGGGAGGCGGGACGGCGGAGCGCCGCGCTCTGAGTGGAAGCACCTGGACCGTCGGGGAGATCAGCGGCGCGCTCGCGGCTAAGGAGAACGCGCTGGATCGCCTCATCGGGGACATCCTGTCCGTGTCCAAACGCAGTCGCTTCAAGAAAGGTGGCCTAAGGAGCTGTTTTGGTGTTAGGCTAGAGCGCATCGGCTCTTTCAGTGGTCTGGGATGCTAG